A part of Pantoea vagans genomic DNA contains:
- a CDS encoding PhoH family protein gives MNIETREIALEPADNRRLMSLCGPFDDNVKQLERRLGIEINRRDNVFKLVGRPLCVNAAADILKTLYVDTAPMRGEIPDIEPDQIHLAIKESRVLEQTAESVPEYGKAVNIKTKRGVIKPRTPNQAQYIANVLDHDITFGVGPAGTGKTYLAVAAAVDALERQEIRRIMLTRPAVEAGEKLGFLPGDLSQKVDPYLRPLYDALFEMLGFERVEKLMERNVIEVAPLAYMRGRTLNDAFIILDESQNTTIEQMKMFLTRIGFNSKAVITGDVTQIDLPRHVKSGLRHAIEVLADVEEISFNFFHSEDVVRHPVVARIVTAYEAWEAADQTRRDQQAEERKREALAAQSATQESK, from the coding sequence TTGAATATCGAAACTCGTGAAATTGCCCTTGAACCGGCTGATAACCGTCGTCTGATGAGCCTGTGCGGGCCTTTCGACGATAATGTGAAACAGCTTGAGCGTCGTCTGGGCATTGAGATCAATCGTCGCGACAACGTCTTTAAGCTGGTGGGACGCCCACTTTGCGTTAATGCCGCCGCAGATATTCTGAAGACCCTGTATGTCGATACCGCGCCGATGCGTGGTGAGATTCCGGATATTGAGCCTGACCAGATTCACCTGGCGATTAAAGAGAGCCGGGTACTGGAGCAAACCGCTGAAAGCGTGCCGGAGTACGGTAAAGCGGTCAACATTAAGACCAAGCGTGGTGTGATCAAACCGCGCACGCCAAATCAGGCCCAGTACATCGCGAATGTGCTCGACCACGACATTACCTTTGGTGTCGGCCCGGCCGGTACCGGTAAAACCTATCTGGCGGTGGCCGCAGCGGTGGATGCGCTGGAACGTCAGGAGATTCGCCGCATCATGCTGACCCGCCCTGCCGTCGAAGCGGGTGAAAAGCTCGGCTTCCTGCCAGGCGACCTGAGCCAGAAAGTCGACCCTTATCTGCGTCCGCTCTACGATGCGCTGTTTGAAATGCTCGGCTTCGAGCGCGTTGAAAAGCTGATGGAGCGCAACGTTATTGAAGTTGCCCCGCTAGCTTACATGCGCGGTCGAACCCTGAACGATGCGTTCATCATTCTTGATGAAAGCCAGAACACCACCATCGAGCAGATGAAGATGTTTCTGACGCGCATCGGCTTTAACTCCAAAGCGGTCATAACCGGTGACGTCACCCAGATCGACCTGCCGCGTCACGTCAAGTCGGGCCTGCGTCATGCTATCGAGGTGCTGGCAGACGTGGAAGAGATCAGCTTTAACTTCTTCCACAGCGAAGATGTGGTGCGCCATCCGGTCGTTGCCCGCATTGTCACCGCTTATGAAGCCTGGGAAGCCGCCGATCAGACCCGCCGTGACCAGCAGGCAGAAGAGCGTAAACGTGAAGCGCTGGCAGCACAGAGCGCCACGCAGGAGAGCAAATGA
- the ubiF gene encoding 3-demethoxyubiquinol 3-hydroxylase gives MQGNQFDVVIVGGGMVGAALACGLTQQHFRVAVIERAEPAPFDADSDPDLRISAIGSSSVALLKQLNVWPRVEAMRSAPYRRLETWEWQTAQVSFDAASLGLPELGFMVENSVLQRALWEEMQSLGVTCYCPATLENLQPENGGWRVDLNDGVALHTRLVIGADGANSQVRQMAGIGIHGWSYAQSCLLISVTCDHPAGDATWQHFTPQGPRAFLPLYGNRASLVWYDAPARVRQLQAMPIAQLEKEIASHFPARLGRFKAHAAGGFPLVRRHASRYVLPGLALVGDAAHTINPLAGQGVNLGYRDIDALIDVLVSARGAAEDWASERVLQRYHRQRRKDNMLMQGGMDLFYFAFSNQLAPLRFARNLGLIAAEHSGVLKRQVLRYALGL, from the coding sequence ATGCAGGGTAATCAGTTTGATGTCGTGATTGTCGGCGGTGGCATGGTCGGTGCTGCGCTGGCCTGTGGACTGACACAGCAACATTTTCGCGTGGCGGTGATTGAGCGTGCTGAACCCGCGCCGTTTGATGCCGACAGCGATCCCGATCTGCGAATTTCAGCGATCGGATCCTCCTCGGTGGCGTTGCTGAAGCAGCTCAACGTCTGGCCGCGGGTCGAAGCGATGCGCAGCGCACCCTATCGCAGACTGGAAACCTGGGAGTGGCAGACGGCGCAGGTGAGTTTTGATGCTGCCTCGCTGGGCTTGCCTGAACTGGGCTTTATGGTTGAGAACAGCGTGCTTCAGCGGGCGTTATGGGAGGAGATGCAGTCGCTGGGCGTGACCTGCTATTGCCCGGCCACGCTGGAAAACCTGCAGCCAGAAAATGGCGGCTGGCGCGTCGACCTTAACGACGGCGTGGCCTTGCATACCCGGCTGGTGATTGGTGCAGATGGCGCAAACTCGCAGGTGCGGCAGATGGCCGGGATCGGGATTCATGGCTGGAGCTATGCGCAGTCCTGCCTGCTGATCAGCGTGACCTGCGACCATCCGGCAGGGGATGCGACCTGGCAGCACTTTACGCCGCAGGGACCACGTGCCTTCCTGCCGCTGTATGGCAATCGGGCCTCGCTGGTCTGGTATGACGCGCCCGCAAGAGTCCGTCAGCTGCAGGCGATGCCGATAGCCCAGCTGGAGAAAGAGATCGCCAGCCACTTCCCGGCGCGGCTGGGACGGTTCAAAGCCCATGCGGCGGGCGGCTTCCCGCTGGTGCGCCGTCACGCTTCACGCTATGTCCTTCCGGGGCTGGCGCTGGTGGGTGATGCTGCGCATACCATTAACCCGCTGGCCGGGCAGGGCGTGAATCTGGGGTATCGCGATATTGATGCGTTGATTGATGTGCTGGTAAGCGCGCGCGGTGCAGCGGAGGACTGGGCGTCAGAGCGGGTATTACAGCGCTATCACCGTCAGCGTCGCAAAGACAATATGCTGATGCAGGGCGGGATGGATCTCTTTTACTTTGCCTTCAGCAACCAGCTGGCACCGCTGAGGTTTGCGCGAAATCTCGGGCTGATTGCCGCTGAACATTCTGGCGTACTGAAGCGGCAGGTATTGCGTTACGCGCTGGGGCTATAG
- the miaB gene encoding tRNA (N6-isopentenyl adenosine(37)-C2)-methylthiotransferase MiaB, translated as MTKKLHIKTWGCQMNEYDSSKMSDLLNSTHGYTLTEVPEEADILLLNTCSIREKAQEKVFHLLGRWRKLKERNPDVIIGVGGCVASQEGDHIRQRAPCVDIVFGPQTLHRLPEMINTVRGTKSPVVDISFPEIEKFDRLPEPRAEGPTAFVSIMEGCNKYCTFCVVPYTRGEEVSRPSDDILLEIAQLAAQGVREVNLLGQNVNAYRGATFDGEICTFAELLRLVAAIDGIDRIRFTTSHPIEFTDDIIDVYRDTPELVSFLHLPVQSGADRILTLMKRAHTALEYKAIIRKLRAARPDIEISSDFIIGFPGETRQDFEQTMKLIADINFDVSFSFIYSARPGTPAADLPDDVSEEEKKQRLWILQDRINQQAQAISRRMLGTVQRILVEGISRKNVMEVSGRTENNRVVNFEGTPEMIGHFVDVEIVDVYTNSLRGRLVRTEEEMGLRMAQSPASVIARTRKENEIGVGLFQP; from the coding sequence ATGACAAAAAAACTGCATATCAAAACCTGGGGATGTCAGATGAATGAGTATGATTCATCCAAGATGTCTGATCTGCTGAACAGTACGCACGGCTATACGCTGACCGAGGTCCCTGAAGAGGCGGATATTCTGCTGCTTAACACCTGCTCCATTCGTGAGAAAGCGCAGGAGAAGGTATTTCATCTGCTGGGACGCTGGAGAAAACTCAAAGAGCGCAACCCGGATGTGATTATCGGCGTGGGTGGCTGTGTGGCGTCGCAGGAAGGCGATCATATTCGTCAGCGTGCGCCCTGCGTAGATATTGTGTTTGGTCCGCAGACACTGCACCGCCTGCCGGAGATGATCAACACCGTGCGCGGTACCAAAAGCCCCGTAGTCGACATCAGCTTCCCGGAAATTGAGAAATTTGACCGCCTGCCGGAACCGCGTGCAGAAGGCCCGACAGCCTTTGTCTCCATTATGGAAGGCTGCAACAAATATTGTACTTTCTGCGTGGTGCCTTACACCCGTGGTGAGGAAGTGAGCCGTCCCAGCGATGACATACTGCTGGAGATCGCCCAGCTGGCGGCGCAGGGCGTGCGTGAAGTTAACCTGTTGGGTCAGAATGTTAACGCTTACCGTGGTGCCACCTTTGATGGTGAGATCTGTACCTTCGCTGAGCTGCTGCGCCTGGTCGCCGCTATCGACGGTATCGATCGCATTCGTTTCACCACCAGCCATCCGATTGAGTTCACCGATGACATCATTGATGTCTATCGCGATACCCCGGAGCTGGTGAGTTTCCTGCATCTGCCGGTTCAGAGTGGCGCAGACCGTATTCTGACACTGATGAAGCGCGCGCATACCGCGCTGGAATATAAGGCGATCATCCGCAAGCTGCGCGCGGCGCGCCCGGACATTGAGATCAGCTCCGACTTCATCATTGGCTTCCCCGGAGAAACCCGGCAGGATTTTGAGCAGACCATGAAGCTCATCGCCGACATCAATTTCGACGTCAGCTTCAGCTTTATCTACTCTGCCCGTCCCGGCACACCCGCCGCTGACCTGCCGGATGATGTCAGCGAAGAGGAGAAAAAGCAGCGTCTGTGGATCCTGCAGGACCGCATTAACCAGCAGGCGCAGGCGATCAGTCGCCGCATGCTCGGCACCGTGCAGCGTATTCTGGTGGAAGGCATCTCCCGCAAGAACGTCATGGAAGTCTCTGGCCGCACCGAAAATAACCGTGTGGTCAATTTTGAAGGCACGCCTGAGATGATTGGCCACTTTGTAGATGTTGAAATTGTCGATGTCTACACCAACTCGCTGCGCGGCAGGCTGGTGCGTACTGAAGAAGAGATGGGCCTGCGTATGGCGCAAAGCCCGGCATCCGTGATTGCCCGTACCCGCAAAGAAAACGAAATCGGCGTGGGTCTGTTCCAGCCGTGA